The following are encoded in a window of Vicugna pacos chromosome 2, VicPac4, whole genome shotgun sequence genomic DNA:
- the LOC102526212 gene encoding MORF4 family-associated protein 1, which yields MRPLDIVELAEPEEVEVLEPEEDFEQFLLPVINEMREDIAALTREHGRAYMRNRSKLWEMDNMLIQIKTQVEASEESALNHLQNPNDGVEGRVTKRCEKAEEKAKEIAKMAEMLVQLVRRIEKSESS from the coding sequence ATGCGGCCCTTGGACATCGTCGAGCTGGCAGAGCCGGAGGAGGTGGAAGTGCTGGAGCCCGAGGAGGACTTCGAGCAGTTCCTGCTCCCGGTCATCAACGAGATGCGGGAGGACATCGCGGCGCTCACGCGGGAGCACGGGAGAGCCTACATGCGGAACCGGAGCAAGTTGTGGGAGATGGACAATATGCTCATCCAGATCAAGACGCAGGTGGAGGCCTCGGAGGAGAGCGCGCTCAATCATCTTCAGAATCCGAACGACGGCGTCGAGGGCAGAGTGACCAAAAGGTGCGAGAAGGCCGAGGAGAAGGCCAAGGAGATCGCGAAGATGGCAGAGATGCTGGTGCAGCTGGTCCGGCGGATAGAGAAAAGCGAGTCGTCCTGA